A single Desulfobaculum xiamenense DNA region contains:
- a CDS encoding MucR family transcriptional regulator: MDEYLKEALEIVKAQASVRNMTEEEILSMVDKLAKGIANIHHATEDIECERPDIDPKKAIREKSIVCLECGKSFKVLTKRHLSTHGMTPADYKEKYGYTKKTSLVCKSLARERRKKMADMRLWERRGQK, from the coding sequence ATGGACGAATATTTGAAAGAAGCTCTTGAGATAGTGAAGGCGCAGGCTAGCGTCCGGAATATGACCGAGGAAGAAATCCTCTCCATGGTTGATAAGCTGGCGAAGGGTATTGCCAACATTCACCATGCCACCGAGGACATCGAGTGCGAGCGGCCCGACATCGACCCCAAGAAGGCCATTCGCGAAAAGTCCATCGTCTGCCTCGAGTGCGGAAAGAGCTTCAAGGTGCTGACCAAGCGCCATCTTTCCACCCACGGCATGACCCCCGCCGATTACAAGGAAAAGTACGGCTACACCAAGAAGACCTCTCTTGTGTGCAAGAGCCTCGCTCGCGAGCGCCGCAAGAAGATGGCCGACATGCGCCTCTGGGAGCGCCGCGGCCAGAAGTAG
- a CDS encoding ABC transporter ATP-binding protein, with protein MSTTSAFTFEDVSFSHPGNGPCLAQARLTIPEGAFALVGGPSGAGKSTLLRLMNRLLEPDSGRILYRGRPLAEYDPPRLRREVATVGQEPTLVSGTVRDNLLLPYTFRVNADLVRPGDDTLEAWLARLLLDGVTLSSRASALSVGQRQRLCLIRTLLPAPRVLLMDEPTSALDAESREVVERAAEDLCADDGVTVVMVSHVEMRFSRVSPMRLHLAAGRLEVSA; from the coding sequence ATGTCCACCACTTCTGCATTCACTTTCGAAGATGTCTCGTTTTCGCATCCCGGAAACGGCCCGTGCCTCGCGCAGGCGCGGCTGACCATCCCCGAGGGGGCGTTCGCGCTCGTGGGCGGGCCGTCCGGCGCGGGAAAATCGACGCTCCTGCGGCTCATGAACCGCCTGTTGGAGCCGGATTCAGGGCGCATTCTCTACCGGGGGCGTCCGCTTGCCGAGTACGATCCGCCTCGGCTGCGGCGCGAGGTGGCCACGGTGGGGCAGGAGCCGACACTCGTCTCCGGGACCGTGCGCGATAACCTGCTGCTGCCGTATACCTTCAGGGTCAACGCCGATCTGGTTCGCCCCGGTGACGACACTCTGGAAGCGTGGCTTGCGCGGCTGCTGCTCGACGGGGTGACGCTGTCCTCGCGGGCGAGCGCCCTGTCCGTGGGCCAGCGCCAGCGGCTGTGCCTCATCCGTACGCTGCTTCCCGCGCCGAGGGTGCTGCTCATGGACGAACCGACCAGCGCGCTGGACGCCGAGAGCCGCGAGGTGGTGGAGCGCGCCGCCGAGGACCTGTGCGCCGATGACGGCGTCACCGTGGTCATGGTCAGCCACGTGGAGATGCGCTTTTCGCGTGTGTCTCCCATGCGGCTTCATCTTGCGGCGGGACGTCTGGAGGTGTCGGCATGA
- a CDS encoding ABC transporter permease, translating to MSVATPIVIGPGQLALTLVFVLLAGLVSMAFRLELTRSLAVGTVRTFAQLFLMGYALKYIFALEMGLPVVAVFAAMVAAAAHIVHGRVPERDVAFGLPVFGAMIASYMLVATSVTGVIIGAKPWWEPQYFLPLGGMIAGNSMNALAIALERLFSGLRRRRAEVEMKLTLGADYREASDDIVREAIRAGMIPSINSMMGVGLVSIPGMMTGQIIAGADPSLACRYQIVVMLMLVASTAISAVVVVWLARKLCFGRAHQLLLRPEND from the coding sequence ATGAGCGTCGCGACCCCTATCGTTATCGGACCTGGGCAACTGGCCCTGACACTCGTCTTCGTGTTGTTGGCCGGGCTGGTGTCCATGGCCTTTCGGCTGGAACTGACGCGCAGCCTCGCCGTGGGCACGGTGCGCACCTTTGCGCAGCTTTTTCTCATGGGCTACGCCCTCAAGTATATCTTCGCCCTCGAAATGGGCCTGCCCGTGGTGGCGGTGTTCGCGGCCATGGTGGCCGCCGCCGCGCACATCGTGCACGGCCGCGTGCCCGAGCGCGACGTGGCCTTTGGCCTGCCGGTGTTCGGGGCCATGATTGCCAGCTACATGCTGGTGGCTACCAGCGTGACCGGGGTGATCATCGGCGCGAAGCCATGGTGGGAGCCGCAGTATTTCCTGCCGCTTGGCGGCATGATCGCCGGAAATTCCATGAACGCGCTGGCCATCGCCCTTGAGCGCCTGTTCTCCGGCCTTCGCCGTCGCCGGGCGGAGGTGGAGATGAAGCTGACCCTTGGTGCGGACTATCGCGAGGCCAGCGACGACATCGTGCGCGAGGCCATTCGCGCGGGCATGATTCCGTCCATCAATTCCATGATGGGCGTGGGGCTGGTGTCCATTCCGGGCATGATGACCGGCCAGATCATCGCCGGGGCGGATCCGTCCTTGGCCTGTCGCTATCAGATCGTGGTCATGCTCATGCTTGTGGCGTCCACGGCCATTTCCGCGGTGGTCGTGGTGTGGCTGGCGCGCAAGCTGTGCTTCGGCAGGGCGCATCAGCTGCTGCTGCGGCCCGAGAACGACTAG
- the purE gene encoding 5-(carboxyamino)imidazole ribonucleotide mutase: MSRVAIFMGSISDEEKVRPCADVLSDLGIDYTFTVTSAHRTPERTARLVDELEAKGCQVFICAAGMAAHLAGAVAAKTTRPVIGIPISASALGGMDALLSTVQMPPGFPVATVALDKAGARNAAWMAAQILALSDAELAEKLRAAREDFKASVERAAEKLNA; the protein is encoded by the coding sequence ATGAGCCGCGTCGCAATCTTCATGGGCAGCATTTCCGACGAGGAAAAGGTGCGCCCCTGCGCGGACGTCCTGTCCGATCTCGGCATCGACTACACCTTCACCGTGACCTCCGCCCACCGCACCCCGGAGCGCACCGCGCGCCTCGTGGACGAGCTGGAAGCCAAGGGCTGTCAGGTCTTCATCTGCGCGGCGGGCATGGCCGCGCATCTCGCCGGTGCCGTGGCCGCCAAGACCACCCGCCCCGTCATCGGCATTCCGATCAGCGCCTCGGCCCTCGGCGGCATGGACGCGCTGTTGTCCACGGTGCAGATGCCTCCGGGGTTCCCCGTGGCCACCGTGGCGCTGGACAAGGCCGGAGCGCGCAACGCCGCATGGATGGCCGCGCAGATTCTCGCCCTGTCCGACGCGGAACTGGCGGAAAAGCTCCGCGCCGCGCGCGAGGACTTCAAGGCGTCCGTGGAACGCGCCGCCGAGAAGCTGAACGCCTAG
- the purD gene encoding phosphoribosylamine--glycine ligase, whose protein sequence is MRILIVGSGGREHALAWKLSQSPLVDKLYIAPGNGGTAALGENIPIHDDDLPGLTTFAKDNAIDMVVIGPELPLVLGLKEALAHSGIPCFGPNAFAAQLEGSKAFAKTVMRESGVPTAPFRVFDDAKDARLHIAERSMPCVVKADGLAAGKGVVVCSSREEALEAIDEMMVKQVFGKAGERVVIEDALRGEEASFLAFCDGKTIVCMPSSQDHKAVGEGDTGPNTGGMGAYSPAPILPPEDYEMMTDLVIRPIVRHMAAKDNPFVGVLYAGIMFTENGPQVLEYNVRFGDPECQPLLTRLDSDLAEIMTACIEGRLHEIDIRWKAETAICVVMAADGYPRSYPKGMEISGFAEAETVEGVTVFQAGTRPEDGRILASGGRVLGVTALGADLAQAQKRAYEGIEKIHFDKSYFRRDIGDKGLRRMK, encoded by the coding sequence TTGCGGATACTCATCGTCGGTTCCGGGGGGCGCGAGCACGCGCTGGCCTGGAAGCTCTCGCAGAGCCCCTTGGTGGACAAGCTGTACATCGCCCCCGGCAACGGCGGCACGGCGGCCCTTGGCGAGAACATTCCCATCCATGACGACGACCTCCCGGGGCTGACCACCTTCGCCAAGGACAACGCCATCGACATGGTCGTCATCGGTCCCGAGCTTCCGCTGGTCCTCGGCCTCAAGGAAGCCCTCGCCCACTCCGGCATCCCCTGCTTCGGCCCCAACGCCTTCGCGGCGCAGCTCGAAGGCTCCAAGGCCTTCGCCAAGACCGTCATGCGCGAATCCGGCGTGCCCACGGCACCATTTCGCGTGTTTGACGACGCCAAGGACGCCCGCCTGCACATCGCCGAGCGCTCCATGCCCTGCGTGGTCAAGGCCGACGGCCTCGCTGCGGGCAAGGGCGTGGTGGTCTGTTCCTCGCGCGAGGAAGCCCTCGAAGCCATCGACGAGATGATGGTCAAGCAGGTCTTCGGCAAGGCTGGCGAACGCGTGGTCATCGAGGACGCCCTGCGTGGCGAGGAAGCCTCGTTCCTCGCGTTCTGCGACGGCAAGACCATCGTCTGCATGCCCTCCTCGCAGGATCACAAGGCCGTGGGCGAAGGCGACACCGGCCCCAACACCGGCGGCATGGGCGCATACTCCCCCGCCCCCATTCTTCCCCCCGAGGACTACGAGATGATGACCGATCTGGTCATCCGTCCCATCGTCCGGCACATGGCCGCCAAGGACAATCCCTTCGTGGGTGTGCTCTATGCGGGCATCATGTTCACGGAGAACGGCCCGCAGGTTCTCGAATACAACGTCCGCTTCGGCGACCCCGAGTGCCAGCCGCTGCTGACCCGCCTCGATTCCGACCTCGCCGAGATCATGACTGCCTGCATCGAGGGCCGCCTGCACGAGATCGACATCCGCTGGAAGGCCGAAACCGCCATCTGCGTGGTCATGGCCGCCGACGGCTATCCCCGCAGCTACCCCAAGGGCATGGAAATTTCCGGCTTCGCCGAGGCCGAAACCGTCGAGGGAGTGACCGTGTTCCAGGCGGGAACCCGTCCCGAAGACGGCCGCATCCTGGCCAGCGGTGGCCGCGTGCTGGGCGTGACTGCCCTCGGGGCCGACCTCGCGCAGGCGCAGAAGCGCGCCTACGAGGGCATCGAGAAAATCCACTTCGACAAGAGCTACTTCCGCCGCGACATCGGCGACAAGGGCTTGAGGAGGATGAAGTAG
- a CDS encoding efflux RND transporter permease subunit, whose protein sequence is MCAEPTGGSPHPASSHETAPRSPRGVIGAVVDTFLETRLSVLLVIAALGLGIAAILLTPREEEPQIVVPMADVFVQVPGAGADEVEKLVTTPLERLLWQIDGVEHVYSVSRRDSAMATVRFFVGEDREKALIRLHNAILMHQDLVPSIVTGWLVRPVEIDDVPIVTLTLHSDRLDDHALRRIGEEVFARLAEVENVSRVSVTGGRPREIRVELDPQRMAGLGIAPKAIRAALTAADTSATAGTLDSANTAITLRTNAFLTSAREAGEVVVGVFDSRPVYLRDIATIADGPAEPVSRVRFGLSARAEVERTIPASEAGREFPAVTVAVSKKKGTNAVTVARDVHAKMDELVRDVLPHGVRVETTRDYGRTAQDKVDNLLSSLGLAILTVVALLTVALGRREAAVVALAVPVSFALALFVNHVFGYTINRVTLFALILSLGLVVDDPITNVDNIRRHIRLGHLPPREATLAAVAEVLPPVIMSTLAIIVSFTPMFFITGMMGPYMAPMAANVPLTVTFSTVAALTVVPWLSFLLLRGMAGADASSASGATASPDEGASPRVRRIYAAVVTPLLDSPRRRMALWCAIAALLVISCALAAFRFVPLKMLPFDNRNEFQIVIDMPEGTPLEATDRAISRFTDVLRRVNEVESFVTYAGTASPMDFNGMVRHYFVRSAPNLADIRVNLAERERRAEQSHAIVLRLRPELEAVARELGADIKIVEVPPGPPVLSTLVAEIYGSPEKTNAQLLAGARHVANLMRDEPGVSDVDTTGETPRTQLNFRLDREKAALHGVSAQDVACALHMAVSGDAPATVHLPSERQPLPVVLRLPQNRRASAAGLLQLPVAAAEAPNGVVELAELGHFVTEPEDQPIHHKNLRRVAYVYGEMAGRSPVDAVIDLQRTLRGSPLPPGLSAEWAGEGEWEITLSVFRDLGLAFAAALGGIFVLLVAQTRSFALPGLIMSAIPLTIIGIMPGFWLLNVLFARDVGDLPNPIFFTATSMIGMIALGGIVIRNSLVLIEFIRDAQKQGLPLREAIVASAAVRLRPIVLTAATTALGAWPITLDPIFSGLAWALITGLFASTAFTLVVVPVAYYALFREPDDA, encoded by the coding sequence ATGTGCGCTGAACCGACGGGCGGCTCGCCCCATCCAGCGTCGTCGCACGAGACTGCGCCACGCTCCCCGCGCGGCGTCATCGGCGCGGTGGTGGACACCTTCCTCGAAACGCGGCTGTCCGTGCTGCTGGTCATTGCGGCCCTCGGGCTCGGCATCGCGGCCATTCTCCTCACCCCGCGCGAGGAGGAACCGCAGATCGTCGTGCCCATGGCCGATGTATTCGTGCAGGTGCCGGGTGCCGGGGCCGACGAGGTTGAAAAGCTCGTCACCACGCCATTGGAGCGTCTGCTGTGGCAGATCGACGGCGTGGAGCACGTGTATTCCGTGTCCCGGCGGGACTCGGCCATGGCCACGGTGCGCTTCTTCGTGGGTGAGGACCGGGAGAAGGCGCTCATCCGCCTGCACAACGCCATCCTCATGCATCAGGACCTCGTCCCGTCCATCGTGACGGGCTGGCTGGTGCGCCCGGTGGAGATCGACGACGTCCCCATCGTCACCCTGACCCTGCACTCGGACCGCCTCGACGATCACGCCCTGCGCCGCATCGGCGAGGAGGTCTTCGCGCGGCTGGCCGAGGTCGAGAACGTCTCACGAGTCAGCGTCACCGGCGGACGCCCCCGCGAAATCCGCGTGGAGTTAGACCCGCAGCGCATGGCGGGCCTCGGCATCGCGCCCAAGGCCATACGCGCCGCCCTCACCGCCGCCGACACCTCGGCCACAGCCGGAACGCTGGACAGCGCCAACACAGCCATCACCCTGCGGACCAACGCCTTCCTGACCTCCGCCCGAGAGGCTGGCGAAGTGGTGGTGGGCGTGTTCGACTCGCGCCCCGTATACCTGCGCGACATCGCCACCATCGCGGACGGCCCGGCCGAACCCGTCTCCCGCGTGCGCTTCGGGCTGTCGGCGCGGGCGGAGGTGGAGCGAACCATCCCCGCATCCGAGGCGGGGCGTGAATTTCCCGCCGTCACCGTGGCCGTATCCAAGAAAAAAGGCACCAACGCCGTCACCGTGGCCCGCGACGTCCACGCCAAGATGGACGAGCTGGTCCGCGACGTGCTGCCCCACGGCGTGCGCGTGGAAACCACGCGCGACTACGGCCGCACCGCGCAGGACAAGGTGGACAACCTGCTCTCCTCGCTGGGGCTGGCCATTCTGACCGTGGTGGCGCTGTTGACCGTGGCCCTCGGGCGACGCGAGGCCGCCGTGGTGGCGCTGGCCGTGCCGGTGAGCTTCGCGCTGGCGCTCTTCGTGAACCACGTGTTCGGGTACACCATCAACCGGGTCACGCTCTTCGCGCTCATCCTGTCCCTCGGCCTCGTGGTGGACGATCCCATCACCAACGTGGACAACATCCGCCGCCACATCCGCCTCGGGCATCTGCCCCCGCGCGAGGCCACGCTGGCCGCCGTGGCCGAGGTGCTGCCGCCGGTCATCATGTCTACGCTGGCCATCATCGTCTCCTTCACGCCCATGTTCTTCATCACAGGCATGATGGGTCCGTACATGGCCCCCATGGCGGCCAACGTCCCGCTCACGGTGACCTTTTCCACCGTAGCCGCGCTGACCGTGGTGCCGTGGCTGTCCTTCCTGCTGCTGCGGGGCATGGCCGGTGCGGACGCGAGTTCGGCGAGCGGGGCAACAGCCTCGCCAGACGAAGGCGCGTCGCCGCGCGTGCGGCGCATCTACGCCGCCGTGGTCACGCCGCTGCTCGATTCCCCACGGCGGCGCATGGCCCTGTGGTGCGCCATCGCCGCCCTGCTCGTCATATCCTGCGCACTGGCGGCGTTTCGCTTCGTGCCGCTCAAGATGCTCCCCTTCGACAACCGCAACGAATTCCAGATCGTCATCGACATGCCGGAGGGTACGCCGCTGGAGGCCACGGACCGCGCCATCTCCCGGTTCACGGACGTCCTGCGCCGCGTCAACGAGGTGGAGAGCTTCGTCACCTACGCGGGCACGGCCTCGCCCATGGACTTCAACGGCATGGTCCGTCACTACTTCGTACGCAGCGCGCCGAACCTCGCCGACATCCGCGTGAACCTCGCCGAGCGCGAACGCCGCGCCGAGCAGAGCCACGCCATCGTCCTGCGCCTGCGCCCGGAGCTGGAGGCCGTGGCCCGCGAACTTGGCGCGGACATCAAGATCGTGGAAGTGCCGCCCGGCCCGCCCGTGCTCTCGACGCTGGTGGCGGAAATCTACGGCAGCCCGGAAAAGACCAACGCCCAACTCCTCGCCGGAGCGCGCCACGTGGCGAACCTCATGCGCGATGAGCCGGGCGTGAGCGACGTGGACACCACGGGCGAGACGCCGCGCACGCAGCTCAACTTCCGCCTCGACAGGGAAAAGGCCGCCCTGCACGGCGTCAGCGCACAGGACGTGGCCTGCGCGCTGCACATGGCCGTCTCCGGCGACGCACCGGCCACCGTGCACCTGCCAAGCGAACGCCAGCCCCTGCCCGTGGTGCTTCGCCTGCCGCAAAACCGTCGCGCCTCGGCGGCGGGCCTGCTTCAACTGCCCGTGGCTGCGGCGGAAGCGCCGAACGGCGTGGTGGAGCTGGCGGAGCTTGGACACTTCGTTACCGAACCCGAGGACCAGCCCATCCACCACAAGAACCTGCGGCGCGTGGCCTACGTCTATGGCGAAATGGCCGGGCGCTCGCCCGTGGACGCGGTCATCGACCTCCAGCGCACCCTGCGCGGCTCGCCCCTGCCACCCGGCCTTTCGGCGGAGTGGGCGGGCGAGGGCGAATGGGAGATCACCCTCAGCGTCTTCCGCGATCTCGGGCTGGCCTTCGCGGCGGCGCTAGGCGGCATCTTCGTGCTCCTCGTCGCGCAGACGCGCTCCTTCGCCCTGCCGGGGCTGATCATGAGCGCCATTCCGCTCACCATCATCGGCATCATGCCGGGATTCTGGCTGCTAAACGTCCTCTTCGCGCGCGACGTGGGCGACTTGCCAAACCCCATCTTCTTCACGGCCACGTCCATGATCGGCATGATCGCACTCGGTGGCATCGTCATCCGCAACTCGCTGGTGCTCATCGAATTCATCCGCGACGCGCAAAAGCAGGGCCTGCCGCTTCGCGAAGCCATCGTGGCCAGCGCGGCGGTGCGACTGCGCCCCATCGTGCTCACGGCGGCCACCACGGCGCTCGGCGCATGGCCCATAACGCTGGACCCCATCTTCTCGGGGTTGGCGTGGGCGCTCATCACCGGGCTGTTCGCGTCCACGGCGTTCACCCTCGTCGTGGTGCCGGTGGCCTACTACGCACTGTTCCGGGAACCCGACGATGCCTGA
- a CDS encoding efflux RND transporter periplasmic adaptor subunit: MSIALRSAALVAALVLAMPICACRDDIPPGSSPRSTASDAPSANATAHLRTIPEIYEAVGTVRPRTETRIDAQVTGTILRVEASAGDSVSRGDVLAVLDDREYAAREEQSRQALASANAAREQARQGINEARAAFTRAEAQYRRSRQLFDEKAISSRELEIAEAEYLQTEARLGQSRDGLRAAEANVQSAAKRLEEARISQGYTIVRAPEDAEVARRLAEPGDLAVPGKPLFILQSAGRAPGALRLEAHVREGLVADVRPGRELHVVISAVDAELTGTVEEVVPTADPRTRTFLVKVGLPATPGVYPGMFGRLLIPSGSRHAVLIPPEAVVRVGQLESVRVLDGDAWRSVYVKTGALYDGMIEALSGLSDGDVVALPGGGNVR, encoded by the coding sequence ATGTCCATCGCCCTTCGCTCCGCCGCGCTGGTCGCGGCACTCGTCCTCGCCATGCCCATCTGCGCCTGTCGGGACGACATCCCCCCGGGCAGTTCGCCACGCTCCACCGCGTCCGACGCGCCCTCGGCCAACGCCACGGCGCACCTGCGCACCATTCCCGAAATCTACGAAGCCGTGGGCACCGTCCGCCCTCGCACGGAAACGCGCATCGACGCGCAGGTCACCGGCACCATCCTCCGGGTCGAGGCCTCAGCGGGCGACAGCGTCTCGCGCGGGGACGTCCTCGCCGTGCTGGACGACCGCGAATACGCGGCCCGCGAGGAGCAGAGCCGGCAGGCGCTGGCCTCGGCCAACGCGGCGCGCGAGCAGGCCCGGCAGGGCATAAACGAGGCCCGCGCCGCCTTCACCCGCGCCGAGGCGCAGTACCGCCGCTCGCGCCAGCTCTTCGACGAGAAGGCCATTTCCTCGCGCGAGCTTGAAATCGCCGAGGCCGAATACCTCCAGACCGAGGCCCGCCTCGGCCAGAGCCGCGACGGCCTGCGCGCCGCCGAGGCCAACGTGCAAAGCGCCGCCAAACGGCTGGAGGAAGCACGCATCTCACAGGGCTACACCATCGTCCGCGCTCCGGAGGATGCGGAAGTGGCCCGCCGCCTCGCCGAACCGGGAGACCTCGCCGTGCCCGGCAAGCCGCTGTTCATCCTGCAAAGCGCGGGACGCGCTCCGGGGGCGCTGCGCCTTGAGGCCCACGTGCGCGAAGGCCTCGTCGCCGACGTCCGGCCGGGGCGCGAACTGCATGTGGTCATCTCGGCGGTGGACGCAGAGCTCACCGGAACCGTGGAGGAAGTGGTCCCGACGGCCGATCCGCGCACACGAACCTTTCTGGTCAAGGTCGGCCTGCCCGCAACGCCCGGCGTGTACCCCGGCATGTTCGGACGCCTGCTCATCCCGTCCGGCTCGCGCCACGCCGTGCTCATCCCGCCCGAGGCCGTTGTCCGCGTGGGGCAGCTTGAGTCAGTACGCGTCCTCGACGGCGACGCATGGCGCAGCGTGTACGTGAAGACCGGCGCGCTGTACGACGGCATGATCGAGGCGCTCTCCGGCCTGTCGGACGGCGACGTGGTGGCCCTGCCCGGAGGCGGCAATGTGCGCTGA
- a CDS encoding YgaP family membrane protein yields MHVERITRGVAGTMILLSLGLSVVHSNWWLLFTAFVGANLLQSAFTDTCPLMAVLRRLGVDDK; encoded by the coding sequence ATGCACGTCGAGCGCATCACCCGCGGTGTCGCGGGAACCATGATTCTGCTGTCTCTGGGACTTTCGGTCGTCCACTCGAACTGGTGGCTCCTGTTCACGGCCTTCGTGGGCGCGAACCTGCTCCAGTCCGCCTTCACCGACACCTGCCCGCTCATGGCCGTCCTGCGCAGACTCGGGGTGGATGACAAATGA
- a CDS encoding ABC transporter permease, whose amino-acid sequence MNIAALATARFWNRYGLLVAGLVIVGGMSIAAILAPWLAPHDPTMLDMSHILEAPSAAHPLGTDALGRDVLSRMLHGARVSLWVGFVAVGLSVIIGLALGLAAGYFGGIVDEIIMRAVDVMLCFPSFFLILAVIAFLEPSLVNIMVVIGLTSWMGVARLVRAETLALRERDFVLAARVAGAGPVRIITLHILPNAIAPVLVSATLGVAGAILVESSLSFLGLGVQPPMPSWGNILMEGKDVLTIAPWMSFFPGLAILFTVLGYNLLGESLRDILDPRLRR is encoded by the coding sequence ATGAACATCGCAGCCCTTGCCACCGCCCGCTTCTGGAACCGCTACGGCCTGCTCGTGGCCGGGCTCGTCATCGTCGGCGGCATGTCCATCGCCGCCATCCTCGCGCCGTGGCTCGCCCCGCACGATCCCACGATGCTCGACATGTCGCACATCCTCGAAGCGCCAAGCGCCGCGCATCCGCTGGGCACGGACGCCCTCGGGCGCGACGTGCTCTCGCGCATGCTGCACGGCGCGCGCGTCTCGCTGTGGGTGGGCTTCGTGGCCGTGGGTCTGTCCGTCATCATCGGGCTGGCGCTCGGGCTGGCGGCGGGCTACTTCGGCGGCATCGTGGACGAGATCATCATGCGCGCCGTGGACGTGATGCTGTGCTTCCCGTCCTTCTTCCTCATCCTCGCGGTCATCGCCTTTCTGGAACCGAGTCTCGTCAACATCATGGTCGTCATCGGCCTAACCTCGTGGATGGGCGTGGCGCGGCTGGTGCGCGCCGAAACGCTGGCCCTGCGCGAACGGGACTTCGTGCTCGCTGCGCGCGTGGCTGGAGCTGGTCCTGTGCGCATCATCACCCTGCACATCCTGCCCAACGCCATCGCCCCGGTGCTGGTCTCGGCCACCCTCGGCGTGGCCGGAGCCATCCTCGTGGAGTCCTCGCTGTCCTTCCTCGGCCTCGGCGTGCAGCCGCCCATGCCGAGCTGGGGCAACATCCTCATGGAAGGCAAGGACGTGCTGACCATCGCGCCGTGGATGTCGTTCTTCCCCGGTCTGGCCATCCTGTTCACGGTGCTCGGCTACAATCTGCTCGGCGAATCCCTGCGCGACATTCTCGACCCTCGCCTGCGCCGCTGA
- a CDS encoding ABC transporter permease, translating into MRTILKRLATKLLWVGIVFLGITAVSFVVIHLAPGSPTDLQTTLNPEASADARARLEALYGLDRPLHEQYVSWLSRLARFDFGQSMSGDHRPVWDKIRERLPLTFGMNVASLILTLCIAIPIGVASAWRQGGWFDRASTVLVFIGFAMPGFWLALLLMYLLGIYWPILPISGLTSMNHASLTFWGQMWDIARHLTLPIFIYTFGSLAGMSRFMRSSMLEVLRQDYILTAQAKGLPIRTVIFKHALRNALLPVITILGLSVPALIGGSVIIESIFALPGLGQLFYQGVMARDYPLIMGNLVLGALLTLAGNLLADVAYGLADPRIRAGRNGR; encoded by the coding sequence ATGCGGACGATTCTCAAACGACTTGCCACCAAGCTCCTATGGGTGGGCATCGTGTTTCTGGGCATCACGGCGGTCAGCTTTGTGGTGATTCATCTCGCCCCCGGCTCGCCCACCGACCTCCAGACCACGCTCAATCCCGAGGCCTCGGCCGACGCGCGGGCGCGGCTCGAAGCGCTCTACGGGCTGGACCGCCCCCTGCACGAGCAGTACGTCTCGTGGCTGTCGCGGCTGGCGCGCTTCGACTTCGGCCAGTCCATGAGCGGCGACCACCGCCCGGTGTGGGACAAAATCCGCGAACGCCTGCCTCTGACCTTCGGCATGAACGTGGCATCGCTCATCCTCACGCTGTGCATCGCCATCCCCATCGGGGTGGCCTCGGCGTGGCGGCAGGGCGGGTGGTTCGACAGGGCAAGCACGGTGCTCGTGTTCATCGGCTTCGCCATGCCGGGCTTCTGGCTGGCGCTTTTGCTCATGTACCTGCTCGGCATCTACTGGCCCATTCTGCCCATATCCGGCCTTACGTCCATGAATCACGCGAGCCTGACATTCTGGGGCCAAATGTGGGACATCGCCCGCCACCTGACCCTGCCCATATTCATCTACACCTTCGGTAGCCTCGCGGGCATGTCGCGCTTCATGCGTTCAAGCATGCTCGAAGTGCTCCGGCAGGACTACATCCTCACCGCGCAGGCCAAGGGCCTACCCATCCGCACGGTGATCTTCAAACACGCACTGCGAAACGCGCTGTTGCCGGTCATCACCATCCTCGGCCTGTCCGTGCCCGCACTCATCGGCGGCAGTGTCATCATCGAATCCATCTTCGCCCTGCCCGGCCTCGGCCAGCTCTTCTATCAGGGCGTCATGGCGCGGGACTATCCGCTGATCATGGGCAACCTCGTTCTGGGCGCGCTCCTGACCCTCGCCGGAAACCTGCTGGCCGACGTGGCCTACGGGCTGGCCGACCCACGCATCCGCGCCGGGAGGAACGGCCGATGA